The stretch of DNA TCTGAGCCGAAAATAAACGCGCCATTTTTTTCTGTATAAAATAATGGCTTCACACCGAGCCGGTCACGTGCCATAAATAACTCCCCACGTGTTTGGTCCCACACACCAAACGCAAAAATGCCATTCAGCCGCTCCAGGCACTTTTCACGCCACTCGATAAATGAATAAAGCAGCACTTCCGTGTCCGAATGTCCTTGAAATGAGTGACCGCACTTTTTGAGCTCAGCCCGGATTTCTTCCGTATTGTACAGCTCACCGTTGTATACAATGGTGTACGTTCCGCGCGTCATCGGCTGGATCCCGCCTGTCGGATCTACGACGACAAGCCGCGTATGACCGAATGCTACATGTTCCGCTGTCCAAATGTTAAAATCGTCCGGTCCCCGTTTTTCAAGTGTCTGCGCCATCTGGCGGACTGTTTCTTTTTTACTGGCAAGCTCTTGATTAAAGTGTACAAAGCCTGTTATGCCACACATGCGCATCACCCTTTCCCGTAATACGATATGCGCGACCTGTCCGAAACATGACAACAAAAAAATTCCGCCGATGCACTACGCATCGGCGGAATTTGTTCTTTTTTTGAGTTTTTGATGCAGATCATTAAGCCTGGTCATCAATTCTTTGTATTCGTCCACGTTAATTTGACAAAGTTCGATTTCCTCTGCCACACGCTTCGTAATAGCCCTCTGCTGCTGGTGCGCTTTTTCCTCTAAATAGATAAATACTTTTCGTTCATCTTCTTTGGAGCGCTCTTTACGCACCCATCCATTTTCCTGCATACGTGAAATCATCGGTGTCAGTGTTCCAGTACCAAGGTCGAGCTTTGCACCAAGCTCTTTCATCGTTACTTCATCTCTTTCCCATAAAGCCAAAAGCACTAAATACTGCGGATACGTAAGTCCAAACGGCTGCAATACGCTTGTATACAGCTTGTTAAACTCACCAGCTGTTTCATAAACAGCAAAACAAAGCTGGCTGTTCAGTGAGCGGAAATCATTCATGATAGGATTTTTTTTACATCCTCTTCTATTTTTTCAGGGCTTGTCTGTGGTGCATACCGCTCGACAACCTGCCCGTTTCGGTCGACGAGAAATTTTGTAAAATTCCATTTGATTTTTTTGGACAGCATCCCTTTTTTCTCGGTTGTTAAGTGAACAAACAGCGGGTGTGCATCCTCACCATTTACATCAACCTTGGCAAAGATGGGAAACGTAACACCATAGTTTACCCGGCAAAATTCGGTCGTTTGATTGATATCGTCATATTCCTGGTTGTTAAACTGATCACACGGAAACCCGAGAACAACAAAACCGTCGTCTTTGTACTTTTCATATAAAGACTGCAGGCCGCCAAACTGCGGCGTAAATCCGCATTTGCTTGCCGTATTGACAATCAACAGCGGTTTGCCCTCGTACTCTTTTAACGGCATTTCATTGCCGTTCGGTTTTTTAACGCTAAAATCGTAAACAGTTGTCACAGAACTCCCTCCTCCTTATTGCTTTACAGACAATTCAACATCAACGTTACCGCTGATCGCTTTTGAATATGGGCAGAAGTGGTGCGCTTTGTTCACATATTCCTCTGCTGTTGCTTGGTCTACTCCTTCAATGGACACTTCAAGCTTAACACCAAGCTTAACACCTTTATCGGCTTTGTCCGGGTAAAGAGCAACGGTTGCTGTAACCTGGCTGCTTTGGAATTCAATGCCTCCCTGTTCAAGCAGCAATTCAAGTGCACTGTTAAAGCATGCACTGTAGCCCGCTGCAAATAACTGCTCTGGATTTGTAGCTGTTGTCGCATTGCCGCCAAGTGCCTGTGGTTTTTCAACATCTAAATTAAAAATGTTGTCCGGTGAATGAACTTCTCCGTCGCGTCCGCCTGTGTTAATAATTGTTGTTTCAAAAATAGGTTTCATTCGAAAAACTCCTTTAATCGTTTTTTAAATCTTGTACGATTAAATCGTACAAGATTTAAAAAAAAAACACAACTAAAAAAGCTGTTTTATTTAAAACAGCTTCTCAATATGCGGCGGGGAGATTTTATTCATTCCTTTTTTCTTATTGAAAAACCCTTCCGGCAAGGATGTGAGACCGTATGCACGACAAATAGACCGAAAATCGCCGGATACACCACTTCCGGTCAAAACGATTCTCCAGCCTTTTTCTGCCCGTCGGATATCACCAATCACGACGCCGGCTGCGTCCGAAAAGTCTTCTCCTAATTCATACCGGACAATTTCTTCTTTTATTTCATCATTGATCATCCGGACAAATGCAGCGTTCACATCGCGGAATGTCCGCCCGCCCGATTCGTGAAGAGCAATGGCAAGAACAATTTTATCCACTGTATCAGGAAGCATCGACAGCTGTACGTAAAGCTCTTCATCATCACCGCTGCCGGCTCCTGTTTGATTATCGCTCGATAAAAGAAGCGCTCCGTCGAAAGCAGTGAGCTGATTGTAAAAAACAATATGTTCACTTGAGCGCACACGGTTCTCCCTATCTACAAGCAGCGCCATCATATCCAGGTCAAAAAGCGAAGCGCTTCCATCCCATCCTAACGCAATTTTCATAGATCCATTCAGCCGGTTCGGTTTCATGCAAATCCCCCTTTTGTTTCATCCTAACAGGTGCGGGCTTTCTTTCCAAGCAAAAGCCCGCTCGTTTTTACCGTACTTCCTGCTGAAGCTGAAACAGCATTTGGTCCGCAATAGCATGGTAGCCAAACTCGTTCGGATGAATCCCATCATCTGACACATTCTGTGGTGTTTCACTGTTGATCACTTCGGTGGTATCGACGACAACCGCATAATCGTGCTTGGCTGCCAGCTCATAAAATTGAAGGTTCCATCTTGGCAGGAGCCGGTCTGCCATTGAATACAGTTCAAATTCTTTATCAAGCGGATTGTACAATTCTAACAGCAAAACCGTGGCTTCCGGATTTAACGTATGCACCCGCTCCATGATGTCGGTCAGATTGGTATTAAATGTTTTTTGAAGCGAATCCACGGATTGAACAGCCTCATAAAACCCTTTTTGGAAGCCAAGCTGCAAAATATCATTGCCGCCGATATTAATCGTCACAATATCCGCTTTCTTGATCTGATCATCAAACTCTCCGCCCTGCACGAGACGGTTTAATTCAGTACTTGTAATTTCATTAATGCCTTCGTTTTGGAATTCAACCTCTTTTTGAATGGATGACTCAAGGCTTTCCGAAAAAGACTTCACGAGATTTTCTTTCGGCGGTGCACCAAAACCGGTAATAATAGAATCTCCAATTGCCAGGTGGCGAAGTACCTGCTTGTCACTTTCGCGGAAATAATCGATATATGTCTCTTTCCGCTCACTTGCAAGCGTCTGCGGTCCTTCTTTTAATTGTTCTATCTGATATTGCGGGTAATAAATCCAAATCGCGAAACCTGCCACACACACTGCTACAACACTTAAAATGGTGGCGATGACTTTCATGCCTCTTTCTTTGTTCCTCCTTTTATTCGGAAATACTGTTCATTGTTGCCGTATTAATTGTTCATTATACGTACGGTTTCGCTGTTTTCACAACTAATCTGTTTGAGGAAAAAGGGCTGCAAAACAACGTCCCCAAAAGCCGTTTTCTCCCATCTTCTTTTACCCATACCCACTTTTTTCAGAAACAAGACCCATGCTGTCGAGAAGAAAAAGAAACTCTGCCCTAAGGACAGAGTTCCAGTGCGTAGACAAAGTCTTTCGCTTTTAAAAAAGAGCCGATAAGTGAATTCTGCCGGCTTCGCGTTCCGCGGGCAGTGCGGGAGCCTCCTCGGCTGCGCCTGCGGGGTCTCCCGACTCACTGTACTTCCCGCAGGAGTCTTCGTCCGGCAGGCTTCACTAAGTAGTGTTGAAGACCAATAAGCAAGGACCAAGTAGACATTTTCTCTTTTTAAACATAAAGATACGGCCTTTTTAGCTCTATACATCTTGTCGCAAGCCACTTGGCGGCGGGAGGGCGGCGCAGACTCCTATGGGACTAGCAGGCAGATGAGACCGGTAGAGCCGCCTGGACGCCGCCGGTCCACCCCATTTATATGCACGATCATCCATATAATTTGTCTACAGTGTGAAACTCTGCCCCGAGGACAGAGTTCTTTCTTTTATTCAAATGAATTGTAAATATCATAATCTTCCTTTTTTTCTTCCAGCCAGGTTGTATATTCACTCGACATTTTTTCTTGCTTGAGCGTTTCTTTAATTTCCTCTTTGCTGTCTTCCAAGTTAGCGGCTTTCGCTTCTTTCTTTCCTGTTACTTTAATAATATGATAGCCGTAATCGGTTTTAACCGGTTCGCTGATTTCACCAATCTCCATCGCAAAAGCGGCTTTCTCGAATTCCTCGGTCATTTCCCCTGTACCAAAGTAGCCCAGCTCACCACCATTTTCCGCACTTGTTGTATCTGTAGAATATTCTTTTGCCAGCGCTGCAAAGTCTTCTCCGTCTGCAAGCTTCGCTGCAACTTCTTTTGCTGTCGCTTCGTCATCTACTAAAATGTGGCTGGCTTCTACTTGTTCAGATGTGGCAAACGTATCTTTGTTTTCATTAAAATAAGTCTCGATTTCTTCATCTGTGATTTCGATGCGCGGCTCAAGCAGTTTCACCGTCTCAAGATATACTTTAATTTCTTCTTTCATATCTGCTTCGGTCATACCGCTTGATTCAAGCGCTGACTTGTACGCTTCTTCTCCTCCGTACGACTCAATGGTTGCGTCCAGTTCTTCTTGAATCTCCTTATCCGTCACCTGCACCTTTTCCTTAGCGGCTTCTTTTTCCACAATCTTGTCCGCAATTAACGATTCCGCTGCGTCTGCTCCGTACATTTTTACAAGTGAATCATACAAATCATCTTTCGTAATTTTGGTTCCGCCTACCTCCGCAATCGTTTCTGCGCTGCTGCCGGCTGTGGCAAAAAAGAATCCAGCCGCCGCTATTGCTGCGATAATCGCAGCCCATACATACGTTTTTCCTTTTTTTAAAGCGTTCATTTTTTCTCTCCCTGCTATTTATTTTCCGAGTTCAGTATAAAAAACAAAAGTGAAAAAACGGTGAAAGTCAAATGAATGTTCCGCCGTTTTTAACAAAATCCATTTCCTGCTTGATCGCTTCCATTTTTTGATCGAGCGCGGTCATCGTGTCCGCTGCACTTTTCAGTTCTCTTTGCAGGCGGGGCGGAATGACACCGTCAAATTTATAAAACAGCTTATGCTCCAGTCCCGCCCAGAAATCCATCGCAGCCGTACGGATTTGCACTTCAACCATCGTTTTTTCGGTTGAAGCCGCCATAAAAACAGGGATTTCAATGATCGCATACAAACTTTGATAGCCGTTTGGTTTTGGATGTTTGATGTAATCTTTTACATGTGCAAGTTGAATATCCCGCTGTTGATTGAGCATTTGCAGCACATGATAGATGTCGGATGCAAACGAACATGTAATGCGAATGCCGGCAATATCGTGCACATGGCGCCGTGCATTTTCCGTGGTTAACGCGTAACCTTTTCGGTTCAACTTTTGAATAATGCCATGCTGATTTTTCAATCGCGATTTAATATGTTCAATCGGATTGTATTGGTGGATATGCTGAAACTCTTCATTTAAAATATTCAGCTTCGTATTTACTTCATCCAGCGCAAATTTGTGAATCAGCATCAGTCTTTTCCATTCACCCATTTCCTGCTCCATCTATCGCACTTCCTTTGTAATGTGATCTGCCTTTTATCGTAGTGGAAGAAAGTGAAAATAAAATGAAAAAAGCACCCTTGAAGGGTGCTTTAGACTGTAAACAATTATATGAATGACCGTACACATAAATGGGATGTATTGGCGGCGACAAGATTGTATAGAGCTCATAAGGTCATATCTTTCTGTTTAAAAAAGAGAAAATGTCTATTTGACCCTTGCTTATGGGTCTTCAATACCACTTATCGGCTCTTTTTTAAAAGCGAAAGACTTTGTCTACACACTGAAGCACCCATAAAGGATACTTACTTTTCGCCATGTCCGCCTATTAACATAAAGTCGCCAAATTGGTTTACATCAACATTGATCCTGTCACATGCATTCAAGTATCTTAAAATGATAATAAACCGGTCTTGAGAAATCCCCTTTTTCTCCATCTGTGCCCGCATTTCTTCAATGGGGGGAAGCTCGTCTGTTTCCGTCTTTGCCTCCATAAAAGGAGAAAAATATCGGTATACCGTCTCCACTTCTTCTTTCCGGACAACGGAGAGCTCCCCGAATTCTTTCGCCAGCGCTTCTTCAAATCCATTTTTAAGTCCATAAATATGGCCTTTATCGGCTTTGTCAATGCCCTGCCGGCTTTGAAGATCGTATAGTTCTCCCATTATTTTTCCGAGGATCAATGTCAGGTTTGTATCCACTTTATCCCTCCTTTTTTCTTTAGTCTTAGGCAGATGAACGCTATTTATACAGCTTGAGCCTGTTAATCGGAACGAATCTTACGTGCTTCCAGCCACTGGCGGAGAGAAGTTCTTGAAAAATACGTTTTTCCATTTACATCAACAGATGGAATATCCGGATATTTTTGAAGCAGTTCTTTCGTATCCTGCTTCGGCGCGCCAAAAAAACGATGCAAAGTATCCTCCTGAATAAGCTCAGACTGACCTCTTCGCTTGAAATGATCGATAAACGTTTTTTCAGATGGATTTTTCCAATTTTTAAGTCCGTCTCCGATAAAATAGCCGGCCAGTGCAATACCAGCGCCTAAAAATAAACTCACAGCTTGTCCTCCTTTTTTCTTCTGTGCTTTTTTATCTTATGAGCGAATGGCCTCGCTCATCTCTTTTTCTTCCATAAAAAAAGCGTGCTTCTGCACGCTCTCCTTTATTTAAACCAGCCTTTTTCTTTAGATTGAGAAATGGCTTCTATTCGATTTTTCACTTCCAGCTTATCGAAAATCGTAGAGATGTAATTGCGGACGGTCCCGTTTTTTAAATTCAGCTGCTTTGCAATCTCTCCTGTGCTTTTTCCTTCTGAAACAAGAGCCAGCACATCTTTTTCACGTTCCGTCAGCGGATTTTCTTCACTGTATAAGTCATCCATCAATTCCGGCGCATACACTTTTCGGCCATTCATAATACTACGGATGGAACTCGCCAGTTCATCGCTTGGACTGTCCTTTAGTAAATACCCGCTTACTTTTGCTTTTAGCGCCCGCTGGAAGTAGCCTGTGCGGGCAAATGTCGTTAAAATAATCACCCTACATGCATCATTTTTTAATTCTTCAGCCGCTTCAAGCCCTGTTTTCAGCGGCATTTCAATATCCATTATACAAATGTCCGGCTGCAGCTCCCGCACAAGTGTAACAGCTTCTTCTCCATTTGCAGCTTGTCCAACCACTTCCATATCATCTTCCAAGCTGAGCAGCGACCCAAGTGCTCCAAGAAGCATGCGCTGGTCCTCTGCAATGACAATGCGAATCATTTCATTCCCTCCCTGTCATGCTGTGTGACATTGTTCGGTACCGTCATGACTAAAACTGTGCCATTTTCACTTCGGAGCTCTAAACTTCCATTTACGAACTCAAGCCGCTCCCGCATACCAGGCAGTCCGCTTCCTTTTCCAATATCCTGGCGGCTGAGCCCTACACCATCATCTTTTACGGTCATTCGAACGGAATCTTCAAGCTGCTCAATTGATATATGGCAGGAAAAGGCCTGGCTGTGTTTTACGATATTCGTTACCGCTTCTTTCATGCACATACTGAGCACATTTTCCACAAACAGCGATACATTTACAAGCTGAAAAGAATCAGCGCCTGTATACTCAATTTGTGCAGCCCGCAGCATTTGCTGAACAAGCACAATTTCATCATTCAC from Domibacillus sp. DTU_2020_1001157_1_SI_ALB_TIR_016 encodes:
- a CDS encoding MarR family transcriptional regulator gives rise to the protein MNDFRSLNSQLCFAVYETAGEFNKLYTSVLQPFGLTYPQYLVLLALWERDEVTMKELGAKLDLGTGTLTPMISRMQENGWVRKERSKEDERKVFIYLEEKAHQQQRAITKRVAEEIELCQINVDEYKELMTRLNDLHQKLKKRTNSADA
- a CDS encoding glutathione peroxidase: MTTVYDFSVKKPNGNEMPLKEYEGKPLLIVNTASKCGFTPQFGGLQSLYEKYKDDGFVVLGFPCDQFNNQEYDDINQTTEFCRVNYGVTFPIFAKVDVNGEDAHPLFVHLTTEKKGMLSKKIKWNFTKFLVDRNGQVVERYAPQTSPEKIEEDVKKILS
- a CDS encoding organic hydroperoxide resistance protein; the encoded protein is MKPIFETTIINTGGRDGEVHSPDNIFNLDVEKPQALGGNATTATNPEQLFAAGYSACFNSALELLLEQGGIEFQSSQVTATVALYPDKADKGVKLGVKLEVSIEGVDQATAEEYVNKAHHFCPYSKAISGNVDVELSVKQ
- a CDS encoding TerD family protein, producing MKPNRLNGSMKIALGWDGSASLFDLDMMALLVDRENRVRSSEHIVFYNQLTAFDGALLLSSDNQTGAGSGDDEELYVQLSMLPDTVDKIVLAIALHESGGRTFRDVNAAFVRMINDEIKEEIVRYELGEDFSDAAGVVIGDIRRAEKGWRIVLTGSGVSGDFRSICRAYGLTSLPEGFFNKKKGMNKISPPHIEKLF
- a CDS encoding GDSL-type esterase/lipase family protein gives rise to the protein MKVIATILSVVAVCVAGFAIWIYYPQYQIEQLKEGPQTLASERKETYIDYFRESDKQVLRHLAIGDSIITGFGAPPKENLVKSFSESLESSIQKEVEFQNEGINEITSTELNRLVQGGEFDDQIKKADIVTINIGGNDILQLGFQKGFYEAVQSVDSLQKTFNTNLTDIMERVHTLNPEATVLLLELYNPLDKEFELYSMADRLLPRWNLQFYELAAKHDYAVVVDTTEVINSETPQNVSDDGIHPNEFGYHAIADQMLFQLQQEVR
- a CDS encoding peptidylprolyl isomerase; its protein translation is MNALKKGKTYVWAAIIAAIAAAGFFFATAGSSAETIAEVGGTKITKDDLYDSLVKMYGADAAESLIADKIVEKEAAKEKVQVTDKEIQEELDATIESYGGEEAYKSALESSGMTEADMKEEIKVYLETVKLLEPRIEITDEEIETYFNENKDTFATSEQVEASHILVDDEATAKEVAAKLADGEDFAALAKEYSTDTTSAENGGELGYFGTGEMTEEFEKAAFAMEIGEISEPVKTDYGYHIIKVTGKKEAKAANLEDSKEEIKETLKQEKMSSEYTTWLEEKKEDYDIYNSFE
- a CDS encoding GTP pyrophosphokinase family protein, whose protein sequence is MEQEMGEWKRLMLIHKFALDEVNTKLNILNEEFQHIHQYNPIEHIKSRLKNQHGIIQKLNRKGYALTTENARRHVHDIAGIRITCSFASDIYHVLQMLNQQRDIQLAHVKDYIKHPKPNGYQSLYAIIEIPVFMAASTEKTMVEVQIRTAAMDFWAGLEHKLFYKFDGVIPPRLQRELKSAADTMTALDQKMEAIKQEMDFVKNGGTFI
- a CDS encoding DNA-binding protein; this encodes MSLFLGAGIALAGYFIGDGLKNWKNPSEKTFIDHFKRRGQSELIQEDTLHRFFGAPKQDTKELLQKYPDIPSVDVNGKTYFSRTSLRQWLEARKIRSD
- a CDS encoding response regulator transcription factor yields the protein MIRIVIAEDQRMLLGALGSLLSLEDDMEVVGQAANGEEAVTLVRELQPDICIMDIEMPLKTGLEAAEELKNDACRVIILTTFARTGYFQRALKAKVSGYLLKDSPSDELASSIRSIMNGRKVYAPELMDDLYSEENPLTEREKDVLALVSEGKSTGEIAKQLNLKNGTVRNYISTIFDKLEVKNRIEAISQSKEKGWFK